The Phycisphaerales bacterium DNA segment TTTGCGGCTGGGCGAGCGCCGGAATGGAGGGCGACACACCTGCCACGATCGCCGCGCACAAGTAACCAGTGACCCACCTCATGTGTACCCCTTTCGTGTGAGAACGAAGAGCGGCCCGATTGTACGGGGTGTACCACCATGAGTCGGGGAAGGGTGCGTGGGCGGCGGATTAGTCGCCCTGGTCCAGCACCGCCATGAAGGCTTCCTGCGGGATCGTGACGCTGCCCACGTTCTTCATGCGCTTCTTGCCTTCCTTCTGCTTCTCGAGCAGCTTGCGCTTGCGACTGACGTCGCCGCCGTAGCACTTGGCGAGGACGTTCTTGCGGAAGGCCTTGATAGTCTCGCGGGCGATGATCTTGCCGCCGATGGCGGCCTGCACGGGGATTTCGAACTGGTGGCGGGGGATCTGCTCGCGGAGCTTGGAAACGAGGCCGCGCCCGCGGTACTCGGCGCGGTCGCGGTGGACGATGACGGCTAGGGCCTCGACGGGGTCGCCGTTGATGAGGATGTCGAGCTTGACGAGGCGGTCGGCCTTGTAGCCGATGATCTCGTAGTCCATGGTGCCGTAGCCGCTGGTCAGGCCCTTCATCTTGTCGAAGAAGTCGTAGATGATCTCGGCGAGAGGGATCTCGAAGGTGACCATCTCGCGGGACTGGGAGACGAAGGTCTGGGCCTTGTAGAGGCCGCGCCGGTCGAGGCAGAGTTTCATCACGTCGCCGATGTACTCCTTGGGGAGCATGATCTCGACGCGGCAGATGGGCTCGCGGATTTCTTCGATGGTGCCCATGTCGGGCAGGTCGGCGGGGTTGTTGACCTCGAGCAGCTGCATGCCCTCGGCGGGGGCGACGTAGTGCTCGCTCTTGGGGTCGACGGGCTTGAGGGCCTGGCCGGACTTGCCGGTGACGGTGCCGGTGCTGCGCATGAGCACCTGGTAGGACACGGTGGGCGCGGTCTGGACGATCTCGACGCCGCCCTCTCGCTCCAGCCGCTCCTGGATGATGTCCATGTGGAGCAGGCCGAGGAATCCGCAGCGGTAGCCGAAGCCCAGGGCCTCGCTGTGCACGGGCGCGAAGGTGAACGACGAGTCGTTCAGCGAGAGCTTCTCGACGGCGTCGCGGAGCATCTCAAAGTCGCTGCCCTCGCCGTCCTCGCTGGTGGCGGGGTAGAAGTCGCAGAAGACCATTTGGCGTGGGAACTGGAAGCCGGGGAGGGCCTCGGACGCCGGGTCGTTCTCGAGCGTCACCGTATCGCCGATGCGCACGTCCTTGAGGGTGCGGATTGCGGCGACCACGTAGCCGGTCTCGCCGGGGCCGATGGAGGGCACGCGGAAGGGCTTGGGGTTGTTCTTGCCGATGTCGCTGACCTGGAACGAGCGTCCGATGCCCATCATGCGGATCTTGTCGCCCACCTTGAGGTGGCCGTCGAAGACCCGCACGTACACGATCACGCCGCGGTAGTCGTCGTACACGGCGTCGAAGATCAGCGCCCGCAGCTGCGTCATCACCGGCTGGCGCGGCGGGGGGAACTTCTCGCAGATCGCGGCCAGCAGCTCGGGGATTCCCCGCCCGGTCTTGGCGGACACGAGGATGCAGTCCTCGGCGGCGAAGCCGAGGGTCTGCTCGATCTCCATGGCGACGTCATCGACGCGGGCGGAGGGCAGGTCGATCTTGTTGATGACCGGGATGATCGTGAGGTTCTCGTTGACCGCGAGGTACGCGTTGACGAGCGTCTGGGCCTGCACGCCCTGGGTGGAGTCGACGACGAGGATGGCGCCCTCGCACGCCTTGAGGGCGCGCGAGACTTCGTAGTTGAAGTCCACGTGCCCGGGTGTATCGATGAAGTTGAGCATGTAGAGCTCGGAGCCGTGCGTCTTGACGTCGGCGCCGCCGGCGCCCTGGGCGTCCCCCACTGCCGCATCGGACTCGAGTTCGTCGGCCTTCTCGCCGGGGGTGTGGTGGTGCGCCACCGTCACCGCCGAGGCTTTGATGGTGATGCCGCGCTCGCGCTCGATGTCCATCGAGTCGAGGATCTGCTCCTTGGCTTCGCGCGCGGAGACGGCGTTGGTCGCCTGCAGCAGCCGGTCGGCCAGCGTGGACTTGCCGTGGTCGATGTGGGCGATGATCGAGAAGTTGCGGATGTGCTCCTGGTCCATGGGAGATCAGCGCCGGCGGACGCGGCCGGGCAACGTTAGCAGCGGCTCGATCTCACGAACTCCGAGCAAACGGCAGCAAACGAGATAGACGGCGGCGCCGGCGGCGAGCGCGCCTCCGACCGACACGAGCTGCGCGCCGAGGCTGCGGCCGAGCGCGCCGTCGAGTCCCGCCCAGACGACGTACGCAGCACCGGCCAGCGCGGCCGACGCGAGCGCGACGCGCGCGAGGGCGAGCCCGACGGCGCGGAAGTCGACGGATCCGAGTCGCGGGCGCAAGACGGCGAGCAGGATCGCCGTCGCCGCGATGTTCGACAGCGAGATCGCGAGCGGGATCCCCCATGCGCCGACCGGATACAGGGCCGCGTACAGCGCGACGTTGAGCGCGAGGTTGACCAGTGCGATCCACGTCGGCGTCCACGGCGACTGCAGGCTGAAGAATGCGCGGTTGAGCATCAGCTGCATGCCGTTGAAGGAGAGCCCGATCGAGAACGCCGCGAGCGCGGCCGCGACCACAGGCGTCTCGTCCGGATCGAAC contains these protein-coding regions:
- a CDS encoding translation elongation factor 4, with product MDQEHIRNFSIIAHIDHGKSTLADRLLQATNAVSAREAKEQILDSMDIERERGITIKASAVTVAHHHTPGEKADELESDAAVGDAQGAGGADVKTHGSELYMLNFIDTPGHVDFNYEVSRALKACEGAILVVDSTQGVQAQTLVNAYLAVNENLTIIPVINKIDLPSARVDDVAMEIEQTLGFAAEDCILVSAKTGRGIPELLAAICEKFPPPRQPVMTQLRALIFDAVYDDYRGVIVYVRVFDGHLKVGDKIRMMGIGRSFQVSDIGKNNPKPFRVPSIGPGETGYVVAAIRTLKDVRIGDTVTLENDPASEALPGFQFPRQMVFCDFYPATSEDGEGSDFEMLRDAVEKLSLNDSSFTFAPVHSEALGFGYRCGFLGLLHMDIIQERLEREGGVEIVQTAPTVSYQVLMRSTGTVTGKSGQALKPVDPKSEHYVAPAEGMQLLEVNNPADLPDMGTIEEIREPICRVEIMLPKEYIGDVMKLCLDRRGLYKAQTFVSQSREMVTFEIPLAEIIYDFFDKMKGLTSGYGTMDYEIIGYKADRLVKLDILINGDPVEALAVIVHRDRAEYRGRGLVSKLREQIPRHQFEIPVQAAIGGKIIARETIKAFRKNVLAKCYGGDVSRKRKLLEKQKEGKKRMKNVGSVTIPQEAFMAVLDQGD
- a CDS encoding lipid II flippase MurJ, which codes for FDPDETPVVAAALAAFSIGLSFNGMQLMLNRAFFSLQSPWTPTWIALVNLALNVALYAALYPVGAWGIPLAISLSNIAATAILLAVLRPRLGSVDFRAVGLALARVALASAALAGAAYVVWAGLDGALGRSLGAQLVSVGGALAAGAAVYLVCCRLLGVREIEPLLTLPGRVRRR